Genomic window (Candidatus Methylomirabilota bacterium):
CGCGCGTCTATCAGCCCCAAGGCACCGGGCCCTTCCCCACGGCGCTCGACCTGCACGGCGGAGCCTGGCGCCGCAAGGATCGGCTCGCCGAGGAGCCAATGGACCGCGCCATCGCCGGGAGGGGCGTGCTCGTGGTGGCCATCGACCTCAGGCTCTCGGACGAGGCGCCGTACCCGGCCTCGGTGCAGGACGCGAACTACGGCGTGCGCTGGCTCAAGTCGCGCGCGGCCGAGTGGAATGGCGATGCCTCAAGGCTGGGCATCTACGGGAGCAGTAGCGGCGGCCACGTCGCCCAGCTCCTGGCCCTGCGCCCGCGCGATCCCCGCTACGGCGCGATTCCCCTGCTGTCGGCGCCGAGCGTGGACGCCACCGCGGCCTACGTCGCCACGCGCTCGCCCATCAGCGACACCGTCGCGCGCTTCCACCAGGCCGAGAAGATGAAGCGCGAGGCCATGATCGAGAACAACCGTGTCTACTTCAATCCGTGGGAGACGATCCATGACGGCAATCCTCAAGAGATTCTCGAGCGCCGCGACTTCGCCGCCCTGGTGCCGATGCTGATCATGCAGGGCGCGCTCGACGACAACGTACTGCCGGCCGTGCAGGAGAAGTTCGCCGCGACCTACCGCGCCGGCGGCGGGATCTGCGAGCTGACCGTCTTCGAGAACAGCGAGCACGAGTGGGTGGCCAAGCCCGGGCCGCAGACGACCCGCGCCCAGGAGATGGTCAAGGCCTTCATCGCGCGCCAGTCCGCTGCCACCCCGTCCGCAGGAGGCAGATCGTGACCAAGATCATCACACCCCCGCAAGCCGAGCCGATCCTCGAGGTCGCCCGTGAGCTGCTGCCGCCCGGCATGGAACTGATCGTCGTCGATCCGGCCAAGCCGGAGTTCTACGATAAGGCGGCGGACGCCGACTACTACCTGGGCTCGCCGCGCACGGGAATCGGCAACGAGTTCTTCCGCGCCGCGCCGAAGCTCAAGCTGGTGCAGCTCACCAGCGCCGGCTACGATCGGGTCGACCTCGAGGCCGCGCGCAAGGCCAAGGTGCCGGTGGCCAACAACGGGGGCGCCAACTCGATCGCGGTGGCCGAGCACGCCGTCATGCTCATGCTGGCCGTGTACAAGAAGCTCGTGTACCACCACCTCAACGTCGTCTCCGGCACCTGGCGAGCCGCCGACTTCGCTTCCGCGCGGACGTACGAGCTGGAGGGTAAGCGGCTGGGCATCGTCGGGCTCGGCAACATCGGCAAGAAGGTCGCGCGCCTCGTGCAGGGTTTCGAGATGGACGTGCGCTACTACGACGTGGTCCGGCTCACTGCGGATGCGGAGGACGCCCTTGGCGTGCGCTTCGCGCTCTTCAACGAGCTGCTGCGGACGTCCGACGTGGTGACGCTGCACGTGCCGCTGAATGACGTCACCCGCAACATGATGTCCACCGCGCAGTTTGCGCGGATGAAGAAGACTGCGATCCTCATCAACACGTGCCGGGGCCCGGTGGTGGACGAGAACGCGCTGCACCAGGCGCTCACCGCGGGCACCATCGCGGCCGCCGGGCTCGACGTGATGGCGGAGGAGCCGCCGAAGAAGAACCATCCGCTCTTCTCGCTCCCCAACGTCACCCTGACGCCGCACAGCGCTGGACCGACCTGGGACAACTACGAGCGCGCGTACCGCAACGGCTTCGACAACATCCAGCGCGTGGAGTCCGGGCGGGAGCCACTCTGGGTGCTGCCCGAGCTGCGGGTGCCGCGCTAGGCGGGAAGCCGCTCGCTGACGATGAAGCGCTTGTTGTACGTGTAGGGGCGCACCTCGGGCTTCCAGCGCCCGATGTCGGAGGTGTCGTTCCAGAGCTTGGACATCGGCAGCTCGGGGTTCTCCACCTCGTACACGCAGAGGTACTTGGGCTCGGCGGGGTTCTTGGTCCGGTAGCGGACGGCGTTCACCGCGCCGGGCAGCTTCATCAGGAGCGGCAGGTGCTCGGTGTCGTAGAGCTCATTGAAGAGCGCCTCGCGGTGCGGCTCGATGTCCATCATCACCCAGAAGATGTACGGGGTCTTGCCGGTGAGGGCCTTGGCGCCGCCTACCCACTCGTAGATCGCGAGGTGGCGGTTCATCGTGTGCGGGCGCACCGCGGTGGGCCAGCGGCCCAGCTCGCCCGCCGTCTTGAAGGCCGCGCCCTCGACGATGCCGGGATCGTCCAGCTCGTAGGCGGCCAGATAGCGCGGCTCGGTGGGCGAGGGCTGCTTGAAGCGGCTCGCCCGCTGCACGCCCGGCACCTTCGCCAGGTTCGGCACGTGCTCGACGTTGTAGACCTCGTTGAACGCCGCCTCGTGATCGTGCGCCACGTCCATCCGCACCAGGAAGAGTCCCTTGCTCATGCGCGCACTCTATCACGCTGGGCTATGCTGTGCGCATGCGCGGCGTGCTCCCGGCCCTGCTCGCGGCGTGCTTCCTCTGGGTCGCGCCCGCCGACGCGCAGCCCAGCCCCGAGGCCATCCTGGCCGACTTCAAGATCTCGGAGGCCGACAAGCAGCGCGTGCTCAAGGGCGAACTCGTCTCGGCGGTGATCGCCGAAGTGTCGGAGCGCGATCTCTCGAACTCGTTCGTCTTCCTCGTCAAGGCCACGCCCGAGGAGCTCGCCAAACAGCTGGTGGAGGGCCAGCTGACCTCCGGCGACCCCCAGGTCAAGAGCTTCGGCATCCTGCACGGCGACGGCAGCCCCGCGGACATGAGCGGGCTGACGCTGTCCGAAGCCCAGGCCCAGGCCTTCGCGAAGGTCAAGCGGGGAAGCGCGCTGAACCTCGCCGCGAGCGAGATCACCGCCTTCAACGCGGCCGGCAGCGAGCGCGCGGCGGTGCTGCGGATGCTGCGGGAGGTGCTGCTTGGGCGCTATCGCGCGTATCGCGACGGCGGCCTCACGAGCATCACCCCCTACGAACGCGGCGGGAGCATCACCGACGTCGCGGGCGATCTGCGCAAGGCCACCGAGTCCTTCACGGTGATGAAGAAGTACCTGCCCGCGTTCCACGCGATGGTCCTCGACTATCCCAAGGCGATGGCGCCGAATGCGCGGGAGCGGTTCTTCTGGGCCATCTACGACGTCAATGGCACGCCGACCTACGTGCTCACCCATGTCATGACGGTGAACGACGGTGCGGGGCGCGCCTTCGCGACGCGGCAGTACTACGTCAGCCAGGGCTACAACGCGGAGCAGGCGGAGGGGGGCTTCCTGCCCGTTCAGGGCGGGACCATGGTCGTCTACGGGGCTCACGCCTTCACCGATCAGGTCGCCGGCATGGGCGGATCGATGAAGCGGGGCATCGGCCGCCGGGTGATGGCCGAGAAGCTCCGCGAGATGTTCGAGGCCAACCGGAAGCGGATCGAGCGCTAGCGCCGCGCGAGCGTCGCGAGCAGGTGGTCGCGGTTGAGCTGCGCAATCACATCGAGCCCGATGCCCTTCGGGCAGACGGCCTCGCACTCCCCGTGGCTGGAGCAGGCGCCGAAGCCCTCGCGATCCGCCGCCTCCACCAGCGACAGCGCGCGGCGCTCGCGCTCGGGCTGGCCCTGCGGCAGGCGCGCGAGATGGCTCACCTTGGCGCCGACGAACAGGGACGCGGAGCCGTTGGGGCAGGCGGCCACGCACGCGCCGCAGCCGATGCATTCGGCGGCGTCGAGCGCCCGCTCCACCGCCGCGCGGGCGATAGGGAGCATGTTGGCCTCGGGCGCGCTGCCCGCGCGCACGGAGACATAGCCACCCGCCTGCATCACGCGGTCGAGCGCGCGGCGGTCCACCACGAGGTCGCGCAGCACGGGGAAGGCGCCGGTGCGGAAGGGCTCGAGCGTGACGATGGCGCCGTCGCGGAAGGCGCGCATCGGCACGAGGCAGGTCGTGGTGCGCGGCAGCGGGCCGTGCGGGCGCCCGTCCACCACGATGCCGCAGGCGCCGCAGATGCCCTCGCGGCAGTCGCTGTCGAAGGCCACGGGCGGCTCGCCCCGCGCCACCAGCGTGTTGTTCAGCCGGTCGAGCGCTTCCAGCAGCGTCGTGTCCGGGGCGAGATCGTCCACCGGGTAGCGGACGAAGCCGCCCGGGTCCTCCGGATCGCGCTGCCGCCACACGCGGAAGACGACGTTCATCGGGGCCTCACTTGTAGGACCGCTCGAGGAGCGCCATCGACTCGAAGTGGAGGGGCTCCACGAGCCGCTCGGGGCCGCGGCCGCCCTCCTCCGGCAGCCAGGCCGCGACATGGGCGAAGCGCTCGTCATTGCGAAGCGCTTCGCCGTCGTTCGTCTGGTACTCGGTGCGGAAGTGGCAGCCGCAGGATTCCTCGCGCGCGAGCGCGTCGCGGCACATCAGCTCGCCCAGCTCGAGAAAGTCCGCCACGCGGCCCGCGCGCTCCAGCTCCTGGTTGAGCTCGCCGGCCCCGCCGGGCAGGGCGAGATCCTCCCAGAAGGCCTCGCGGAGCGCGGCCACTTCTTCCATGGATTTCACGAGGCCCTCGCGGCTCCGCTCGAGGCCGCAGTGATCCCAGAGCACGCGGCCCAGCGCGCGGTGGAAGTCGCCGGCGGGGCGCCGGCCGCCGACCCGGAGCAACCGCTCGACGCGCGCCCACACCGCCGCGCGCGCCTCGCGGGCCTCGGGCGCATCCTCCGTCACCGCGGGCAGCTGCGCCCCGGCGAGATAGTCGGCCAGCGTGTAGGGCAGGATGAAGTAGCCGTCGGCGAGACCCTGCATGAGGGCGCTGGCGCCCAGCCGGTTCGCGCCCTGATCGGAGAAGTTGGCCTCGCCGATCACGAAGAGCCCGGGGATGTTGCTCATGAGGTCGTAGTCCACCCAGAGCCCGCCCATCGTGTAGTGCGCGGAGGGCGCGACGCGCATGGAGCCCCGCAACGGGTCGTCGCCCGTGATGTGCTGGTACATCTCGAAGAGGTTGCCATAACGCTCGCGCAGCACCTCCACGCCGAGCCGCCGCGCGGCGTCGGAGACGTCGAGGTAGACTGCGCGGCCGCCCGGGCCCACGCCGCGCCCCTCCTCCATCATCGCCTTGCAGGCGCGCGAGCCCAGGTCGCGCGGGACGAGATTGCCGAAGCGCGGGTAGCGGCGCTCGAGGAAGTAGTCGCGCTCGGCCTCGGGAATGTCCTGCGGCGAGCGCGCGTCCCCCGCGCGGATCGGCACCCAGAGCCGCCCGTCGTTCCGCAGCGACTCGGACATGAGCGTGGTCTTGGCCTGGTCCGCGCTCGTCGCGGGCAGGCAGGTCGGGTGGAACTGGACGAAGCCGGGATTGGCGAAGGCCGCGCCGCGCCGATGCGCGCGCCAGATGGCCGTGCAGTTGGAGGCTTTCGCGTTGGTGGAGAGGTAGTAGGCATTGGCGTAGCCGCCGGTGGCCAGCACCACCGCGTCGGCGAGATGCGTCTCCAGCGCGCCCGTGACGAGGTCGCGCGCGATCACGCCGCGGGCGCGCCCGTCCACCACGACGAGGTCCAGCATCTCGCGGCGGGGGAGCAGGGTGACGCCGCCGGCCGCCTCCTCCTTGGCCAGCGCACCGTAGGCGCCGAGCAGGAGCTGCTGGCCGGTCTGCCCGCGCGCGTAGA
Coding sequences:
- a CDS encoding succinate dehydrogenase/fumarate reductase iron-sulfur subunit, with the protein product MNVVFRVWRQRDPEDPGGFVRYPVDDLAPDTTLLEALDRLNNTLVARGEPPVAFDSDCREGICGACGIVVDGRPHGPLPRTTTCLVPMRAFRDGAIVTLEPFRTGAFPVLRDLVVDRRALDRVMQAGGYVSVRAGSAPEANMLPIARAAVERALDAAECIGCGACVAACPNGSASLFVGAKVSHLARLPQGQPERERRALSLVEAADREGFGACSSHGECEAVCPKGIGLDVIAQLNRDHLLATLARR
- a CDS encoding alpha/beta hydrolase, whose protein sequence is MDDVGRRDFLKHATTLGALAVSMKAGVRLAAAQGRPTMKFELKVSDVEFLRTPKGRQLMARVYQPQGTGPFPTALDLHGGAWRRKDRLAEEPMDRAIAGRGVLVVAIDLRLSDEAPYPASVQDANYGVRWLKSRAAEWNGDASRLGIYGSSSGGHVAQLLALRPRDPRYGAIPLLSAPSVDATAAYVATRSPISDTVARFHQAEKMKREAMIENNRVYFNPWETIHDGNPQEILERRDFAALVPMLIMQGALDDNVLPAVQEKFAATYRAGGGICELTVFENSEHEWVAKPGPQTTRAQEMVKAFIARQSAATPSAGGRS
- a CDS encoding 2-hydroxyacid dehydrogenase, with translation MTKIITPPQAEPILEVARELLPPGMELIVVDPAKPEFYDKAADADYYLGSPRTGIGNEFFRAAPKLKLVQLTSAGYDRVDLEAARKAKVPVANNGGANSIAVAEHAVMLMLAVYKKLVYHHLNVVSGTWRAADFASARTYELEGKRLGIVGLGNIGKKVARLVQGFEMDVRYYDVVRLTADAEDALGVRFALFNELLRTSDVVTLHVPLNDVTRNMMSTAQFARMKKTAILINTCRGPVVDENALHQALTAGTIAAAGLDVMAEEPPKKNHPLFSLPNVTLTPHSAGPTWDNYERAYRNGFDNIQRVESGREPLWVLPELRVPR
- a CDS encoding fumarate reductase/succinate dehydrogenase flavoprotein subunit; amino-acid sequence: MAAASVLDPRVPGGPLDTQWQRRRDELALVGPTRRRFHTVLVIGAGLAGASAAATLSELGYRVRCLVFHDSPRRAHSVAAQGGINAAKNYQNDGDSVARLFHETLEGGDFRSREANVYRLAELSARIIDHAVAQGVPFAREYGGHLANRSFGGTLVSRTFYARGQTGQQLLLGAYGALAKEEAAGGVTLLPRREMLDLVVVDGRARGVIARDLVTGALETHLADAVVLATGGYANAYYLSTNAKASNCTAIWRAHRRGAAFANPGFVQFHPTCLPATSADQAKTTLMSESLRNDGRLWVPIRAGDARSPQDIPEAERDYFLERRYPRFGNLVPRDLGSRACKAMMEEGRGVGPGGRAVYLDVSDAARRLGVEVLRERYGNLFEMYQHITGDDPLRGSMRVAPSAHYTMGGLWVDYDLMSNIPGLFVIGEANFSDQGANRLGASALMQGLADGYFILPYTLADYLAGAQLPAVTEDAPEAREARAAVWARVERLLRVGGRRPAGDFHRALGRVLWDHCGLERSREGLVKSMEEVAALREAFWEDLALPGGAGELNQELERAGRVADFLELGELMCRDALAREESCGCHFRTEYQTNDGEALRNDERFAHVAAWLPEEGGRGPERLVEPLHFESMALLERSYK